A portion of the Mytilus galloprovincialis chromosome 12, xbMytGall1.hap1.1, whole genome shotgun sequence genome contains these proteins:
- the LOC143053655 gene encoding uncharacterized protein LOC143053655 gives MPIKLKDLFIICESVEKIIQWCFSLGLILDLSGEVCKKCSHGHFGLRKDSSFSNDIFYWKCSNKKCNKKVSIRNGSWFQGHNLSLEKILFITYFWIYKIDQEFVKHQLSICNQTIVDWYNYCREVCIEILEIDSEKIGGENVIVEIDESKFGKRKYHKGRRVEGQWVFGDIERDNKLYETTSWFEYLLKSSA, from the coding sequence ATGCCGATCAAGTTAAaagatttgtttattatttgtgaaAGTGTTGAGAAAATTATTCAGTGGTGTTTTTCACTAGGATTAATTCTAGATTTATCTGGAGAGGTATGTAAAAAGTGTAGCCATGGACATTTCGGTTTAAGAAAAGACAGTTCTTTTTCAAACGACATTTTTTATTGGAAGTGTAGCAacaaaaaatgcaataaaaaggtCTCCATCAGAAACGGATCCTGGTTTCAAGGACATAATTTAAGTttggaaaaaatattattcatcaCTTATTTCTGGATTTACAAAATAGACCAAGAATTTGTTAAACATCAACTTTCTATTTGTAATCAAACAATCGTAGATTGGTACAATTATTGCCGTGAAGTTTGCATAGAAATTTTGGAAATAGACAGTGAAAAAATAGGTGGCGAAAACGTTATCGTAGAAATAGACGAAAGTAAATTTGGAAAAAGAAAATACCATAAAGGGCGTCGAGTTGAAGGACAGTGGGTCTTTGGAGATATAGAAAGAGAca